One Thalassoglobus sp. JC818 genomic region harbors:
- a CDS encoding Hsp20/alpha crystallin family protein → MLTANRLHEFFRNSFDWNDLLRMHASAAPQTMGPRVAISDASVLIEFDLPGVQSSQLDVEVEKNRLSLRVKNSQPSLNEGGQWKVREQASLDQPMEFHFPFRIDAEHSEVTLANGVLRATVHKNQADSPVKLTVK, encoded by the coding sequence ATGTTGACTGCCAATCGGCTCCACGAATTCTTTCGCAACTCTTTTGATTGGAACGATCTGTTGCGGATGCATGCTTCCGCAGCCCCGCAAACGATGGGGCCACGGGTCGCGATTTCTGATGCGTCGGTCTTGATCGAATTCGATCTGCCCGGCGTTCAAAGTTCCCAACTGGATGTTGAAGTCGAAAAGAATCGCCTTTCGCTTCGTGTCAAAAATTCCCAGCCGAGCCTGAACGAGGGTGGGCAATGGAAAGTTCGTGAACAGGCCTCTCTGGATCAGCCCATGGAATTTCACTTCCCGTTTCGCATCGATGCCGAGCATTCTGAAGTGACGCTGGCCAACGGAGTTCTCAGAGCGACCGTCCACAAGAATCAGGCAGACTCACCCGTCAAATTGACGGTGAAATGA
- a CDS encoding Hsp20/alpha crystallin family protein, with protein sequence MSTSTEVQNTEHNTETSTQDASNNERTYPVVNVKPATDILEYNDHYTMSVGVPGVTHDDLDVTIEKNVLTIEATARFQIPDGYQPLAGQPVDRRYSRTFQLSDEIDRSGIEAELKDGMVHVKLPKCGPAQRTKLNVR encoded by the coding sequence ATGAGCACTTCAACCGAAGTTCAAAACACTGAACACAACACCGAAACCTCAACCCAAGACGCTTCCAACAACGAGCGGACCTACCCAGTTGTGAACGTGAAGCCAGCGACGGATATCTTGGAATACAATGATCACTACACGATGTCCGTGGGTGTCCCGGGCGTGACGCACGACGACCTCGACGTGACGATCGAGAAAAACGTGCTCACCATTGAAGCGACAGCTCGATTCCAGATTCCTGATGGTTATCAACCACTGGCTGGTCAACCGGTCGATCGTCGATACAGCCGCACTTTCCAGCTTTCGGACGAGATTGATCGAAGCGGAATTGAGGCGGAACTCAAAGATGGAATGGTCCACGTCAAACTGCCGAAATGTGGTCCCGCCCAGCGTACGAAGCTGAATGTGCGCTAA
- a CDS encoding DUF4159 domain-containing protein, whose translation MPFSQPMEQGGTRFYIDRNGVPDWERDEEFPEDVFTFVRIMYNAREGEYGQWRTDYPDSDLNMSFRLQQLTSLKVNPDPIVLELTDPALFNYPFVYFCEPGGRGRGGWGGGLNFTEAEIAAFRRYLENGGFAMFDDFWGEFEWYNFYTEIKRVFPDREPVDIPLEHPVFNAVYELKEKPQVPSINVAQRGRAYGITWERDDAREPHYRGIFDDEGRLMVMICHNTDLGDGWEREGEDEWYFHEFSEKRAYPLGINIIFYAMTH comes from the coding sequence ATGCCATTCTCGCAGCCGATGGAACAGGGCGGAACACGATTCTATATCGACCGCAACGGTGTGCCCGACTGGGAACGTGATGAAGAGTTTCCGGAAGATGTCTTCACATTCGTGCGGATCATGTACAACGCACGCGAAGGCGAGTACGGGCAGTGGCGAACAGATTATCCGGACAGCGACTTGAACATGTCGTTCCGGCTTCAGCAGTTGACGTCTCTGAAGGTCAATCCCGATCCCATCGTGCTTGAGCTGACCGATCCTGCTTTATTCAACTATCCGTTCGTCTACTTCTGCGAACCAGGAGGCCGTGGCCGCGGGGGGTGGGGCGGAGGTCTGAACTTCACCGAAGCAGAGATCGCGGCATTTCGTCGCTATCTCGAAAACGGCGGCTTCGCCATGTTCGACGACTTCTGGGGCGAGTTCGAGTGGTACAACTTCTACACCGAAATCAAACGAGTTTTTCCGGATCGAGAACCGGTCGACATTCCGCTCGAGCATCCTGTCTTCAACGCGGTCTACGAACTCAAGGAAAAGCCGCAGGTTCCTTCAATCAACGTTGCTCAGCGTGGCCGTGCTTATGGCATTACCTGGGAACGAGACGACGCTCGCGAGCCTCACTATCGCGGTATTTTCGACGATGAGGGACGCTTGATGGTCATGATTTGTCACAACACCGACTTGGGAGATGGCTGGGAACGCGAAGGAGAAGACGAGTGGTACTTCCACGAGTTCTCCGAGAAACGGGCTTACCCTCTGGGCATTAACATCATCTTCTATGCGATGACGCATTGA
- a CDS encoding sigma-54 dependent transcriptional regulator produces MDSDHDDSPPFDGFIGSCERMRELFRHIRKIANSSATVLLLGETGTGKELVARAVHEQSPRSTGPFVRVNCGALSESLLESELFGHIKGAFTNAIENRTGRFEASHGGTIFLDEINSVSPTLQVKLLRVLQEQEFERVGDSKTISVDCRIIAATNRDLAEMVEKESFREDLYYRLNVLPIYVPALRDRREDIPDLVRFFVNRYAIENQRIIASVTSEALSYLKAYLWPGNVRELQNYIERAIVLADADEISAELLPSHVRGEAPVRFGRVRTELQSLCAELVSRGLSEVAEDGASHEAVMGLVERELILQVLRSCQGTQTKTASKLGINRNTLHKKIEDYRLHDEAR; encoded by the coding sequence ATGGATTCTGATCACGACGATTCTCCACCGTTCGATGGTTTCATCGGATCTTGTGAAAGAATGCGCGAGCTATTTCGACACATCCGCAAGATCGCTAACAGCTCCGCGACTGTCCTGCTCTTAGGTGAGACAGGGACCGGTAAAGAACTCGTTGCACGGGCTGTGCACGAGCAAAGTCCGCGTTCGACGGGCCCTTTTGTGCGCGTGAACTGCGGTGCTCTGAGCGAGAGCTTGTTAGAGAGCGAACTCTTCGGGCACATCAAAGGTGCCTTCACCAACGCGATTGAAAATCGCACCGGCCGTTTTGAAGCATCTCACGGCGGAACGATCTTTCTGGACGAAATCAACTCGGTGAGTCCGACGCTGCAGGTCAAGTTGTTGCGTGTGCTGCAAGAACAGGAGTTCGAACGAGTTGGTGATTCCAAGACGATTTCGGTCGATTGTCGGATCATCGCAGCGACCAACCGCGATCTGGCGGAGATGGTCGAAAAGGAATCATTTCGGGAAGACCTCTACTATCGATTGAACGTCCTTCCGATTTACGTTCCAGCCCTCCGCGATCGGCGAGAAGACATTCCCGATTTGGTTCGTTTCTTCGTGAACAGATACGCGATCGAGAATCAGCGAATCATTGCATCGGTGACCAGTGAGGCTCTTTCCTATTTGAAAGCCTATCTCTGGCCGGGAAACGTTCGCGAGCTGCAGAACTATATCGAACGGGCAATTGTTCTCGCGGATGCTGACGAAATTTCGGCGGAGTTGCTGCCCTCTCACGTCCGGGGCGAAGCACCGGTTCGCTTTGGTCGGGTGCGAACGGAGCTTCAGTCTCTGTGCGCAGAACTGGTCTCACGCGGTCTCTCAGAAGTTGCGGAAGATGGAGCCTCACACGAAGCTGTGATGGGACTCGTCGAGCGGGAATTGATTCTGCAAGTGCTCAGAAGCTGTCAGGGGACACAAACGAAGACCGCTTCAAAGCTTGGAATCAATCGCAATACGCTTCACAAAAAGATTGAGGATTACCGCCTCCACGACGAAGCACGTTAG
- a CDS encoding folylpolyglutamate synthase/dihydrofolate synthase family protein, with protein MSSLGLDSPELVETNRAYQEAIDFLMSRINYESRPDLATSMADFPLARMDRLLTLLGSPQTALPVIHIAGSKGKGSTATMVARILEAAGYRVGLFTSPHAHKYEERITVNGVPASRQEIVQIVDRLKPICQQMDGESKRGPSFFELTTAAGWLHFKEKQASIAVVEVGLGGRLDSTNVCHPEVAVIASISKDHTRLLGDTLEKIAKEKAGIIKDRVPVVSGVTAPGPAEVIESIAEDHQSKLLRLEQELIVSNATPTGPSPSPWTFDLEIEDLTLKDLTLKMPGEHQVRNAALAVAAVRQLDPARFKITTDHLRKGLESAVLPMRVQTLSTSPTFILDSAHNPASIQALCDTLSSGTYQRRICLFSASKDKDVKELLAILSRNFDHFILTAYQSNPRAVPIDELTRIAENTEGCRFETATDPAAAVTLATEIAGKDDLLCATGSFFFAAEVEDVVQNLKANT; from the coding sequence ATGTCTTCACTTGGACTCGATTCGCCCGAACTCGTTGAGACCAATCGTGCCTACCAGGAAGCGATTGATTTCTTGATGAGCCGCATCAATTATGAGTCTCGACCCGATCTGGCGACGTCGATGGCAGACTTTCCTCTCGCCCGAATGGATCGCTTGCTCACGCTTCTGGGAAGCCCTCAAACCGCGCTGCCAGTCATTCATATCGCTGGCTCGAAAGGGAAGGGCTCAACCGCGACTATGGTGGCACGTATTCTTGAAGCAGCCGGTTACCGAGTCGGACTTTTCACTTCTCCACACGCACACAAGTACGAAGAGCGGATCACCGTGAACGGAGTTCCGGCTTCTCGTCAGGAGATTGTGCAAATCGTCGATCGTCTGAAGCCAATTTGCCAACAGATGGACGGAGAGTCGAAGCGAGGCCCTTCGTTCTTCGAGCTGACGACTGCAGCAGGCTGGCTGCATTTCAAAGAGAAACAAGCCTCGATCGCGGTTGTTGAAGTTGGTCTCGGTGGTCGGCTGGACTCAACAAACGTTTGCCACCCTGAAGTGGCTGTCATTGCCAGCATCAGCAAAGACCACACACGACTTCTCGGAGACACGTTGGAGAAAATTGCGAAGGAAAAAGCAGGCATCATCAAAGACCGCGTGCCTGTGGTGAGCGGAGTCACCGCACCTGGCCCCGCTGAGGTGATTGAATCAATCGCCGAGGATCATCAGTCCAAACTACTTCGACTGGAGCAGGAATTGATCGTCAGCAACGCCACGCCGACCGGCCCATCTCCGTCACCGTGGACTTTCGACCTTGAAATCGAAGACCTCACGCTCAAGGATCTGACTCTCAAAATGCCTGGCGAACATCAGGTTCGTAATGCCGCATTGGCCGTGGCAGCGGTCCGCCAGCTTGACCCCGCCCGATTCAAAATCACAACTGACCATCTTCGGAAAGGACTGGAATCAGCTGTGCTCCCAATGAGAGTCCAGACGCTGTCAACGTCTCCAACTTTCATCCTCGATTCCGCACACAATCCCGCATCGATTCAAGCGCTTTGCGACACCTTGAGTTCAGGCACCTACCAAAGACGAATCTGCCTGTTCTCCGCTTCTAAAGACAAAGACGTCAAAGAACTGCTGGCGATCCTGTCACGAAACTTTGACCACTTCATTCTCACCGCATATCAGTCGAACCCTCGCGCCGTTCCGATCGACGAATTGACTCGCATCGCTGAAAACACCGAAGGCTGTCGGTTTGAAACTGCCACTGACCCAGCAGCTGCTGTGACACTTGCAACTGAAATTGCAGGCAAAGACGACCTGCTGTGTGCGACAGGATCTTTCTTCTTCGCAGCCGAAGTCGAGGACGTTGTCCAGAACCTCAAAGCAAACACGTGA
- a CDS encoding GNAT family N-acetyltransferase, with translation METIDLAEFEWKTILRRLTIDDFDALVEMQKLCFGGMQPWEKSQIESQIHLFPQGQLCIEIEGKLAASCSSLILDYDPELPWHDWKKVADNGYIRNHNPKGDTLYGIEIMVHPEFRGMKLSRRLYDARKELCREKNLERIVIAGRIPGFSQHADQMTAREYVEKVVDKSLYDPVLTAQLSNGFALNGLIPDYFPSDVASRGFATSLDWRNLDYQRGARRRYGHTTEPIRLAVVQYQMRTISVFSEFETQCEFFIDTASEYKSDFVVFPELFTTQLLSCVHQDRPGSAARKLAEFTPQYLDFFTEMAVKYDINIIGGSHFVVEEDSLFNVAYLFRRDGSIGKQEKIHITPSERKWWGVSPGRSVTTFDTDCGRIAILVCYDIEFPELVRIAAQKGAKIIFVPFNTDTRQGYLRVRNCAMARCIENHVYVAVSGCTGNLPFVENSDLHYAQSAIFTPADAEFARDGIVAECNANIETMIIEDVDVEQLRRHKESGSVQNWNDRRRDLYKVVYRENGEEFEV, from the coding sequence ATGGAAACGATTGATCTCGCAGAGTTTGAGTGGAAGACGATTCTAAGAAGGCTGACGATTGACGACTTCGACGCTCTGGTCGAAATGCAGAAGCTCTGTTTCGGCGGAATGCAGCCGTGGGAAAAGAGTCAGATTGAAAGTCAGATTCACCTGTTTCCGCAAGGTCAGCTCTGTATCGAGATCGAAGGTAAACTCGCCGCGTCGTGTAGCAGCTTGATTCTGGACTACGATCCGGAACTCCCCTGGCACGACTGGAAGAAGGTTGCCGACAACGGCTACATCCGCAATCACAATCCCAAAGGAGATACGCTGTACGGGATTGAGATTATGGTTCACCCGGAGTTTCGCGGGATGAAACTCTCCCGAAGGCTTTACGATGCCCGCAAAGAGTTGTGCCGAGAAAAGAACCTCGAGAGGATCGTCATCGCTGGGCGGATTCCCGGTTTCAGCCAGCACGCTGATCAAATGACTGCTCGTGAGTACGTCGAGAAAGTCGTCGACAAGTCGCTTTACGATCCCGTGCTGACGGCTCAACTCTCCAACGGGTTTGCCTTGAACGGACTGATTCCGGACTACTTCCCATCCGATGTGGCGAGCCGAGGTTTTGCGACGTCGCTCGACTGGCGGAACCTCGATTATCAACGGGGAGCGCGTCGCCGCTACGGACACACCACTGAGCCAATTCGACTCGCGGTCGTTCAATATCAGATGCGAACGATCTCGGTGTTCTCGGAGTTCGAAACGCAGTGTGAATTCTTCATCGACACAGCCAGCGAATATAAGTCGGACTTTGTCGTCTTTCCTGAATTGTTCACGACTCAACTGCTGTCATGTGTGCATCAGGATCGACCCGGAAGCGCAGCCCGGAAACTGGCCGAGTTCACGCCTCAGTACCTCGACTTCTTCACTGAAATGGCGGTTAAGTACGACATCAACATCATCGGTGGATCACATTTCGTTGTCGAAGAAGATTCGTTGTTCAATGTGGCCTATCTGTTCCGACGAGACGGCTCGATCGGCAAGCAGGAGAAGATTCACATTACGCCCAGCGAACGCAAGTGGTGGGGAGTCAGTCCCGGACGTAGCGTGACGACGTTCGACACCGACTGTGGACGAATTGCGATCCTAGTTTGCTATGACATTGAATTCCCGGAGCTTGTCCGAATCGCTGCTCAGAAAGGGGCCAAGATCATCTTCGTTCCCTTCAACACGGACACACGGCAAGGCTATTTGAGAGTCCGAAACTGCGCGATGGCTCGCTGCATTGAGAACCATGTTTACGTCGCTGTGTCCGGTTGCACCGGCAACCTTCCGTTTGTCGAGAACTCCGACTTGCACTACGCACAGTCTGCAATCTTCACTCCTGCCGATGCAGAATTCGCTCGGGATGGAATCGTGGCCGAGTGCAACGCAAACATCGAAACGATGATCATTGAAGACGTCGATGTCGAACAGTTGAGACGCCACAAAGAGAGCGGCAGCGTGCAAAACTGGAACGACAGACGGCGCGATCTTTATAAGGTCGTCTATCGCGAAAACGGTGAAGAGTTCGAAGTGTAG
- a CDS encoding cytochrome c peroxidase has translation MKKLLVVVITGACVLSIGVRGQAQEERKLNAVAKAKAKAKELGPKTVKLGEGELLQGIPGEGELKLREIRKWLSEPEVHRVIEPVLPLGLAAGASQIKGLDRNPLTQAKIELGRQLYFDPRLSADTTISCATCHHPDEGYGRFTQFGVGIGGQQGNRNSPVSYNRILSDLQFWDGRAASLEEQAVGPIANPIEMGNTHEAAVGSIKKIPGYVLQFRAIFGGKGQNAVNIDNVADAIASFERTLVTGPTPYDFSEEMKRFAQLDPEDLEDLIDSSEEFAEQYELAKQGAEAHPMSESALRGQELFFSERVNCAACHVGANLADEKYHNLGIGMDVEEPDVGRYAVTNDEKDWGAFKTPTVRNVVHSAPYMHDGSLDTLMEVVEHYNKGGTPNKNLSDKIVKLNLTDQEKLDLVAFMEALTGSFPEIEDERLPADPKE, from the coding sequence ATGAAGAAGCTGCTTGTCGTTGTGATCACCGGAGCCTGTGTTCTCTCAATCGGAGTCCGCGGTCAGGCCCAGGAAGAGAGAAAGCTGAACGCAGTCGCGAAGGCAAAAGCCAAAGCGAAAGAGCTGGGGCCTAAAACCGTCAAACTGGGAGAGGGGGAACTCCTGCAAGGCATCCCCGGCGAAGGAGAACTGAAGCTCCGCGAGATCCGGAAGTGGCTGTCAGAGCCGGAAGTTCATCGGGTCATTGAACCGGTCCTTCCACTCGGGCTTGCCGCCGGAGCATCGCAAATTAAAGGCTTGGACAGAAACCCTCTGACACAGGCGAAAATTGAACTCGGTCGACAACTCTACTTCGATCCGAGATTGTCAGCGGACACCACAATCAGCTGCGCGACCTGCCATCATCCCGACGAAGGCTACGGACGATTTACACAGTTCGGAGTTGGGATCGGCGGACAACAAGGAAATCGAAACTCCCCGGTCAGCTACAACCGAATTCTGTCAGACCTTCAATTCTGGGACGGACGAGCTGCCTCGCTCGAAGAACAAGCGGTCGGACCAATCGCGAACCCGATTGAAATGGGAAACACTCATGAAGCTGCTGTTGGCTCCATCAAAAAAATTCCCGGATACGTTCTGCAGTTTCGTGCAATCTTCGGTGGTAAAGGGCAGAACGCAGTCAACATCGACAACGTCGCCGATGCTATTGCTTCCTTCGAACGAACACTCGTCACCGGACCGACTCCTTACGACTTCAGCGAAGAGATGAAGCGATTCGCCCAACTCGATCCTGAAGACCTCGAGGATCTGATCGACTCCAGCGAAGAGTTTGCAGAGCAGTACGAACTCGCCAAGCAGGGAGCCGAAGCTCACCCAATGTCGGAAAGCGCTCTCCGTGGACAGGAACTGTTCTTTAGCGAACGGGTCAACTGTGCAGCTTGTCATGTGGGTGCGAACCTCGCCGATGAAAAGTATCACAACCTCGGCATCGGAATGGATGTCGAAGAACCTGACGTTGGACGTTACGCAGTCACAAACGACGAGAAAGACTGGGGAGCATTCAAAACTCCAACTGTCCGAAACGTCGTCCACTCTGCCCCATACATGCACGACGGAAGCCTGGACACATTGATGGAAGTCGTCGAGCACTACAACAAAGGCGGAACGCCTAACAAGAACCTGAGCGACAAGATTGTGAAGCTCAATCTGACCGATCAGGAAAAGCTCGATCTGGTCGCCTTCATGGAAGCACTCACCGGATCGTTTCCTGAAATCGAAGACGAACGACTTCCCGCCGATCCGAAAGAGTAA
- a CDS encoding isocitrate/isopropylmalate family dehydrogenase has protein sequence MYNVTLIPGDGVGPEITEATRKCIEATGVKIDWDFQECGIEVIEREGKVPDRVMDSVRKNGIALKAPITTPIGKGFRSVNVFLRQELNLFACVRPCKTYKGVRTYFEDSNVDLVLIRENSEDLYAGVEFQAGDDKTAKLIGQINEFASGKKINTREDTTGISIKPISYEGTRRITDFAFDYSVKQERKSLTSVCKANIMKFTDGLWYDETRAVALAYGAKFEWDELADGVTPDPELVGKVSDASKVTYMERLIDNMCMQLVQKPELYDVIVTQNLYGDILSDLCAGLVGGLGVAPGANIGTEASIFEATHGSAPKYKGQNRVNPVALILSGKMMLDHLGEREAAAKLDRAVAAVIEEGKDVTYDMKADRNDPTAVGTQEMADAICAKMQAE, from the coding sequence ATGTACAATGTGACGCTGATTCCAGGTGACGGTGTTGGTCCAGAGATTACCGAAGCAACACGCAAGTGTATTGAAGCCACAGGCGTGAAAATCGACTGGGATTTTCAGGAGTGTGGAATTGAGGTCATTGAGCGTGAAGGAAAAGTCCCGGACCGCGTGATGGATTCTGTCCGCAAGAACGGAATCGCATTGAAGGCGCCGATCACCACTCCGATCGGAAAAGGATTCCGAAGCGTTAACGTTTTCCTGCGACAGGAACTGAACCTCTTCGCATGTGTTCGCCCCTGCAAGACTTATAAAGGTGTCCGTACTTACTTCGAGGACTCCAATGTCGACCTCGTTCTGATTCGCGAAAACTCAGAAGACCTCTATGCAGGTGTCGAATTCCAAGCTGGGGACGACAAGACCGCTAAACTGATCGGACAGATCAACGAGTTTGCTTCCGGCAAGAAGATCAACACCCGCGAAGACACGACCGGAATCAGCATTAAGCCGATTTCCTACGAAGGAACGCGCCGCATCACTGACTTCGCGTTCGACTACTCCGTCAAACAAGAGCGGAAGTCTCTGACGTCGGTCTGCAAAGCCAACATCATGAAGTTCACCGACGGACTCTGGTACGACGAAACGCGTGCTGTTGCTCTCGCATACGGTGCGAAATTCGAATGGGACGAACTGGCTGACGGCGTCACTCCTGATCCGGAACTGGTCGGAAAAGTTTCCGACGCCAGCAAGGTCACTTACATGGAACGTCTCATCGATAACATGTGCATGCAGCTCGTCCAGAAGCCCGAGCTGTACGATGTTATCGTGACTCAAAACCTGTACGGCGACATCCTCAGCGACCTGTGTGCTGGACTCGTCGGGGGACTGGGAGTTGCTCCTGGTGCCAACATTGGAACCGAAGCATCAATCTTTGAAGCGACTCACGGAAGTGCTCCAAAATACAAAGGGCAAAACCGCGTCAATCCTGTCGCTTTGATCCTTTCCGGCAAGATGATGCTCGACCACCTCGGAGAGCGTGAAGCTGCCGCGAAACTCGATCGCGCTGTCGCAGCTGTCATCGAAGAAGGAAAAGACGTCACCTATGACATGAAAGCAGATCGTAACGATCCAACCGCTGTCGGAACTCAAGAAATGGCCGACGCGATCTGTGCGAAGATGCAAGCGGAGTAA
- a CDS encoding cation acetate symporter, with amino-acid sequence MIYEPSTIAVVAFLAFVGGTMGLSFYLAGRAKSSAGYFAAHGQIPWFINGVAFAGDYLSAASFLGICGMIAFYGYDGFLYSIGFLAGWIVALFVVAEPLKRMGKYTFADALDSTFHSRGIQCVVGISTLIVSIFYLIPQMVGAGVLIQPLLGLPHWVGVVLVGAAVVTIVVSAGMVSTTYVQFLKGSLLVLFSLILVIMILAKGLKVEEGGMDGYKFQTIGPITEADLKSRESESGTLPGVSGTILPATGDWAEKPYVRVEQPDGGQKIFRIEKDSEDASEILLVEGQTVTSTPDGQLLVNGLPKGSEKGEPELHPVGYISHLPDDETSTGALGPVSFFQKFHDSEVILWGKTTVPEENGDVTTIYYQKPTSGSEVLMPGNHPKFAGIRGDKFDEKLNFISLMLALFCGTASLPHILIRYYTVKDGESARKSTIVGIGAIGFFYILTLYLGLGAMVSGAMDVTDSNMAAPLLAKSMNVWLFAMISAIAFTTVLGTVSGLILASAGAVTRDLLMNVCKVDLNDSQQVRVAKITSVVVGVIAIVLGILFEGLNVGYLVGWAFSIAASANLPSLVMLLFWNKTTKEGVIAAVTVGMVSSLGWILLSADTFDAVYKIPGHLGYVPFSQPGIVTIPLGFLTLVGVSLITQPKGSETPEPNPA; translated from the coding sequence ATGATTTACGAACCATCAACAATCGCGGTCGTCGCGTTCCTCGCCTTCGTTGGCGGAACGATGGGCTTAAGTTTCTACCTCGCCGGTCGAGCGAAATCGTCCGCCGGGTACTTCGCTGCTCACGGACAGATCCCGTGGTTCATTAACGGGGTCGCGTTTGCCGGCGACTACCTCTCCGCAGCTTCATTCCTCGGAATCTGTGGGATGATTGCCTTTTACGGTTACGACGGCTTTCTGTATTCAATTGGCTTTCTGGCCGGTTGGATTGTGGCTTTGTTCGTCGTTGCAGAACCACTCAAGCGGATGGGTAAATACACCTTCGCGGATGCTCTCGACTCGACCTTTCATTCCCGTGGAATTCAGTGTGTCGTTGGGATCAGTACGCTGATCGTCAGTATTTTCTACCTCATTCCACAAATGGTCGGCGCCGGTGTTTTGATCCAACCGCTGCTGGGACTTCCGCACTGGGTCGGTGTTGTTCTCGTTGGTGCGGCGGTTGTCACTATCGTCGTTTCAGCGGGAATGGTGTCGACGACTTACGTACAGTTCCTCAAAGGCTCTCTGCTTGTGCTGTTCAGCTTAATCCTCGTCATCATGATTCTGGCGAAGGGTTTGAAAGTCGAAGAGGGAGGAATGGATGGTTACAAGTTTCAAACGATCGGCCCGATCACAGAGGCAGACCTGAAGTCCCGAGAATCCGAGTCGGGCACGTTGCCAGGAGTATCCGGAACGATTCTGCCCGCAACTGGCGACTGGGCTGAGAAACCGTATGTTCGAGTCGAACAACCGGATGGCGGTCAAAAGATCTTCCGCATCGAGAAGGATTCTGAAGACGCTTCAGAAATTCTCCTCGTTGAAGGTCAAACTGTCACATCGACTCCGGACGGACAGTTGCTCGTCAACGGACTTCCCAAAGGCTCCGAAAAAGGTGAACCCGAATTGCATCCGGTCGGCTACATCAGCCATCTTCCTGATGATGAAACATCCACCGGAGCATTGGGTCCGGTTTCGTTCTTCCAGAAGTTTCACGACAGCGAAGTCATTCTGTGGGGGAAAACCACCGTCCCAGAAGAGAACGGCGACGTGACGACCATCTATTACCAGAAGCCGACGTCCGGCAGCGAAGTTCTGATGCCCGGAAACCATCCGAAGTTTGCCGGAATCCGCGGAGACAAGTTCGACGAGAAGCTGAACTTCATTTCACTCATGCTCGCCCTCTTTTGCGGAACAGCTTCGCTTCCTCACATTCTGATCCGCTACTACACGGTTAAAGATGGGGAGAGTGCCCGGAAGAGTACGATTGTCGGAATCGGAGCGATCGGGTTCTTTTACATCCTGACACTTTACCTCGGCCTGGGAGCCATGGTCAGTGGAGCAATGGATGTGACCGACTCGAACATGGCTGCGCCGCTTCTGGCCAAAAGCATGAACGTCTGGCTCTTCGCGATGATCTCAGCGATCGCGTTCACAACCGTGCTCGGAACTGTCTCCGGATTGATTCTCGCTTCGGCAGGAGCGGTCACCAGAGACCTGCTGATGAATGTCTGCAAAGTCGACCTGAACGACTCTCAACAAGTGCGGGTCGCGAAGATCACGTCCGTCGTTGTCGGTGTGATTGCAATTGTTCTCGGAATTCTCTTCGAGGGACTCAACGTCGGGTATCTCGTTGGATGGGCGTTCAGCATCGCCGCCTCCGCGAACCTTCCGTCGCTTGTCATGTTGTTGTTCTGGAACAAAACGACCAAAGAAGGCGTGATCGCGGCTGTGACTGTCGGGATGGTGTCATCCCTCGGATGGATTCTGCTGAGCGCTGACACTTTCGACGCGGTTTACAAAATCCCCGGTCACCTTGGATACGTCCCTTTCAGCCAGCCCGGAATTGTGACGATTCCACTCGGATTCCTCACGCTAGTCGGAGTTTCTCTGATCACACAGCCCAAAGGTTCAGAAACTCCTGAACCGAATCCCGCATAG
- a CDS encoding DUF485 domain-containing protein, which translates to MQARNSRIGLILFWIYLIFYVIFVLLNAYRPEAMRATPIEGINLAVLYGFALILSAFLLAILYGLLCRSEPQKEEEGQE; encoded by the coding sequence ATGCAGGCTCGGAATTCCCGAATTGGATTGATCCTCTTCTGGATCTATCTCATCTTCTATGTGATCTTTGTGCTGCTGAATGCGTATCGTCCTGAAGCGATGCGGGCCACACCGATTGAGGGAATTAACCTGGCCGTCCTTTACGGATTTGCCTTGATCCTGTCCGCCTTCCTGCTTGCGATTCTTTATGGGCTGCTCTGTCGCTCCGAACCTCAAAAAGAAGAGGAGGGGCAAGAATGA